Within Anopheles ziemanni chromosome 2, idAnoZiCoDA_A2_x.2, whole genome shotgun sequence, the genomic segment GCCCGGGGCAGGGTAGGATCGAAACATTTTGCCCGAACAGCTTTCCCattgcttttcttttacattCCCGTTGTAGACTGTGTGGCTGCAGCACATTCGATTTTCTcgtaaaaggaaaacccaaaaaCCTTGAGATGGAAATTGGAATTGTTACCCCAGCGCAAAAGCGCCATCTACAAGGATGCTGGAGATACTGCGGTGTACTAAATTAAGCGACCCTCCTTGAAAATATTGTTCCAGTTAGAGCTTGCAAGTCGTCAGAAAGCTTCTCGATTTTTGTATCCTTTACGTTCGGAAATCAAACTTTTTAATCGTTTAACAAAAGCTCATACACCGTGAAAAACTGGCGATGATAGTCAAAAGCCGCGCCGTTCAGTGGAAGCTTTTCCAAATGGATAAAAGCGGCCatatggaatatttccagagCAAAGGATGCTTCGTATGTGGGAAAAACCGTGAACAAGCAAGCAAACCGTTTGCAGAGTGGTCAACACTTCTCAATATGCTTCGTGAAAGCTCCAGCAGTTGAACATTAGTGAGTGTTTATCTTTAAGTATGCAGTGTGAAGCTTCCAAATTTTAAACAGGCGTCGAAACGCGGTTGAAACACCTCATCAAGCATAACGGATAACTTTAATAACATGCAGCATAAGGCGGGAATACAATGAAAAATACTTAGGATAAGCTCCTTACTGATAGCAATACAAGCCGGCTATATTTATAACATAATTGCATAGAGCAGAAAGctcaatatttgttttcgtGCTCGTTTGAGGTAGAGTTAAACGTCCTTTCGTGGCGATAAGTGTCTAACGGTTTTATTGAAAGGAACTGCGGAGGGAGTGCATGTTAAACTACGGCAAAATGACATCGCGAGTCGATGGAGTAGTGTCAACGTGTGGTGTCTAAAGCAACATAATATAAATCCAATCGAGCGTTTTGAGATAGCGAGTAAAAAGTAACCTTCCAGTATaagaaaaaccaccaaacaTGGGTAGTTTTagatatttttcttcaccgGCACTGATCTGAGATACCTTTTAAGAGAGATAGAAGTCTTTGTAGTGTACTGAACCTTTTACTAGCACCGACAATCATGATTGTTTGTTGACCGATTTCTACAAATCGATAACTTTCtgaggcagaagaaaaaaacaaacccgctaaattattatataggagCATCGTTTGTCCCGTTGTATCTTGGCTAGTAAATGAGATGTTTTAGAGCTGTTTAATATTACCGTAGCGTTGGAAGATACACACGATACGCGAACACATTTATCGAAGCAGTGTAGAGAAATTTACTGCATTATTATGTATAACATATTCAATTGAAGAACAGTAACCGAAAAATGTCGTACCAGATTTGTTTACTTGTAGGACTCCAGTCAAGTATCAACACGATGGATAACTTTTCACTAATTTGTGATGGGTAGTTggtgtaataaattaaatcaaattgtAACTGTTTTGCTTAATTGGCGCAATAAgcattttttgtaaattatttataatGATTACCAAACTCCTCGTTATGATTGGAACTTTAAGTTGTTTATTTGTGCAGCAAAACATATTCGTTGTCGAAATTCTTACCATTTGTTGGTCGAGTCATAAGTGATAATTGCATAGAATTTatagtaatttattttctgttaCTTCAGGATCGAAGCGTGATCATTCAGATTGAATAAGAAGAACCGAAGAACTTTAAACAATGTAACCTGTAGTGAAGAATGTCAATCATTTAAAGTGAGatatcataaataaaatacccTCAAAGCTGTGGCAAAGTATGCCTTTTTCAtgagaaacacaaaataacaaaatatccgaaacaaaaacaaaatatgctGGTGAGAAAAATTTATCACAATTTTGAGTTTTTCTGTTAATCCGATATGTGTTCGACAGCTGAAAACACCTTTCTGCCAGTTATGATGTGGTTGGTGATACCTTGCGCAGTATGGTTGCCAAGGGTAAcctagaaacaaaacaaacaaatcgctTGCTTGAAGCTACCATTTATTTTGCCAGTCTTGAGCTAAGTTAGTTGTGTCCACAGTTTCGTGAAAAAGTTACCTTAAAGCTTGTGTAACCTTCTCTATCGACCAAAAAGGGGAAGAATGACCGACCGCTACGTTTACTGCAATGGTCGAGCTCACGAGGCGACGTCTAGTGTGGGAGCTGGTAAACAACCTTCGTCGACGGCTGGTAAATATTCCGATACTTGAACATACAACATTTTCCCACCTCGAACCTTCCAAGCGGTTCGAGGCGGTtgggttgttttcgtttcccgAGAAATATCATCAGCCATTTAACGTGTTTCCAATCCAGCCATGAAGCCGCAAAGTGTCACGAATCGTCACATGAACTGGCTGATACACGCGCTGTACAGCAGGAAGCACTTTGTGCAGTGTGGAAAGTTGATTGATCGCCAGCTGGCCATCTGCTACGACAAGGAGTATCTGTACTACATGAAAGGGTTGCTGCTGCGGGAGGAAAACAACGCCACCGAAGCCACACAGTGTTTCCAACAGGCCATTGCGCTGAACAGGAAGGAACCGGAAAACTACAAGGAGCTTGCCAAAACGCTGTATGTGTCAGGGGACGAGAGATTGGGATGGGGGGAGCAAGGGGAATTTGTCCCCCCGAAGGTGGAATGTTGTCTGCACGGGAATTCGCACCGGTACTGAGATTTTCTATCCCCCACCTTTTGGACAGCTATTCGATGGGAAAGTTCAAGAATGCCCTAGAAGTGTTCCTTAAGGCAGAAACTTTGCTGGAGCGGCCGGACCACGAGATCTACCACCACATCGGCGAGCTGTACTATAAAAACTTTGGCCAGCCGAAGGCCGGCCGGGGCGAGGCGAAGGAATATCTTAAGCAAGCCATCACCTGCGGTAAACACGTGGCCAGCTATAAGATTCTTGCGGAAATCTACATCGAGGAAGGGGATAGCATTAAAGCGATAGAAATGATTGAGAGTTGTTTGCAGTAAGTCTTGAACCATTTCCGTGAATCATTTGCAAGACGTTGCTTAAACATATTCTCCTCTTCCCTCGCTCTTTACCACGATCGATGTGGCTCTGATGACTCAAATAGGTATACTGTATTTAAAAATCAACGAGTATCAGCGAGCCTTCGAGAAGCTGCTCGATGCCACGGCGACCGATTCCAAACACACCAGCGCCCTCCTGGCTCTTGGTTCCATTTTGCAGGTATGTATGTTGGTTTAAATTGTtctttttccaaaacattttcctTAATTGCATAATTATTATTGCTTTTGtgaacatttaatttaaatatttctgcACGGTGGGACAGGCTGTAATCAGCATTGATAAaaaatttgttgattttatttataatactGGATAGAGGAATCAATATTTATGTTCTTGTTTCACATCAACTCCCATTACAAAtcttatttcaagttgatactatattattatatttccTTATTTATTTGATGATTTTATCCTCAATCTTCTTCAGCGTTTGTACACATTCgttatatttttaacatttactTTAATATTTACTGCACTCATAACTTTTAATTTCATCTTAAATACTTAAGTACTTactcaataaaaacttcataaaaagaaaaccaaaaggtAATTTTGGTACCGTTTAATATTGAATAATTATTAATATATTTAGCACTCCACACTTTCAGTCGCAAATTTAGAGGGTCTCATTCGAAGTAGATCCTTCAACTTCCCTCCCAAAACATATGATTACGCGATTGGATATTATTTCCTTTCTAATTTTAAAATCGAATCTAGAAATCAAAGAAGGTAATGTGAGGCACACATGTGAGGTTTTCACAGTCCAACCATGGAACATACTCCAAATTTCCATCACAAAGTAGAATATGTCAGTCATTTTTGTAATGTCTGGGAATGacgatgttttaatttttatctccACAATTGCTgttcaatattttgttttaacactTTTTATAGCATAAACCATCGTGGTAAAATCTTACATAATTTTTGGCATTATTAGTTTTATCCTGTTTTCACCGTTAAATATTATTGTAATGCCGTGGATGTTCATTTTAACTTCAACTTAAACTTAACTtaagtttaaaattaaacttttaaattaaactgttttaaattaactgTCAGTCATCTGCATATTTGCTGGCGATTCCTAAGAAATTCGATCAAGCAAACTGCAGTTGCTCCACGGATTCGAAGATAGATTTTTAAAACCAGACGAGAGCTGAACTTTAATTTCTCATTGCCACTAATAATTGATCAACACTATTCGTTTAACAATTATCTTGTAATAGAGTGCTTCAAAAGAAACCACGATAAACCATATAAGCGATTCTACAGTACATTCATGATCTTGTTACTAAtcatatttaaattcaatttcgcTTTGCACTTGCCAAACTTATTAAATCTTTGACCagtaaggatttttttttcctttccattttcccctcCAGTCCAAAAACGATATCGACGGTGCGTTGAACAAATACAAGAGAATGTCAAACCTCCCGGAGGAGAGCTCCGAGGTGTGGAGCAACATTGGGCTGTGTTTCTTCAAAAAGCAAAAGTTTATTGCAGTAAGTATGCTCCTCCACAGTCTCGCCGCAATACGCTTTACCGTGTGATTGTGCGGCAAGGTTGCTACATTCATGCAAACGTGGTTTGCAATTAATTCCTTGCCTTGCGTCTAGTCTATTAACAGGGCACCGGGGTTCATGTAATCCCTGGCGTTAATTGAAAATTCATAGACCTGTTTCGTACTAATTTCGTACCGATCATCAGCCTTTCTGCCAAACATGATGATGGTAATGATGATGCAATAATTGAAGTAGGTTTAGGCGCTCAAGACCGATTTGTATTCCTTGAACTACAATAATAGAAGCGTACGCTCATTAAGATGGCAAAGTGTTCATGAACATAATCAACGAAAAGTGTATCATTTCAGTTCTTCGTcaggtttcttcttcttactTTAGGGGCTTACCAGACTTATTCTCTTTGCGTGCCCCCCTTCAGGTTTTACTTATGTCAAACAAACCTCCA encodes:
- the LOC131293835 gene encoding Bardet-Biedl syndrome 4 protein homolog, giving the protein MTDRYVYCNGRAHEATSSVGAGKQPSSTAAMKPQSVTNRHMNWLIHALYSRKHFVQCGKLIDRQLAICYDKEYLYYMKGLLLREENNATEATQCFQQAIALNRKEPENYKELAKTLYSMGKFKNALEVFLKAETLLERPDHEIYHHIGELYYKNFGQPKAGRGEAKEYLKQAITCGKHVASYKILAEIYIEEGDSIKAIEMIESCLQFTTIDVALMTQIGILYLKINEYQRAFEKLLDATATDSKHTSALLALGSILQSKNDIDGALNKYKRMSNLPEESSEVWSNIGLCFFKKQKFIAGISCLKKAAWISPLNFNALYNLGLVLVTAQQYVSAFQTLAAAISLRPEHAECYMLLGTCLRHLNDPGNAYLSLEKSTMLPDAIKNPLIYLNFALYCYEVGKSDQSVLHLSNFLEMTQHITVHREYLKMAERLNTALAMSARSHNLPVPETQRRPGDPDATEKDHQEADETLAASSEPKSGERRGAEDRSGTDGDLC